A stretch of Oncorhynchus masou masou isolate Uvic2021 unplaced genomic scaffold, UVic_Omas_1.1 unplaced_scaffold_10863, whole genome shotgun sequence DNA encodes these proteins:
- the LOC135529072 gene encoding 1-phosphatidylinositol 4,5-bisphosphate phosphodiesterase beta-4-like encodes MGSTSQSFPVELSDLSKHLNLDMGSTSQSFPVELSDLSKHLNLDMGSTSQSFPALGIETSDIADVPNESSKNDKKGKVNANVKTNVTPQTSSDPAQSSKSAQNNTTETKKDTNTLVPHVNIDDLKQMKTYLKLTKKQQKDLNSLKKKHAKDCTIMQKSHCTQVDKMIALHDKEKQTQEKLLEKAIKKRGENNCLELKKETESKVENLTTDHKTKVKDITAQHTKEWSEMINSHSSIEQDMKDIHVVQQCENLKKLLSGVQEQQTLSLKLIHERQSKEMRANQAKASMENSKAISQDKTIKNKAERE; translated from the exons ATGGGCAGCACGTCACAGTCTTTTCCTGTGGAGTTATCAGACCTCTCCAAGCACCTCAACTTGGACATGGGCAGCACGTCACAGTCTTTTCCTGTGGAGTTATCAGACCTCTCCAAGCACCTCAACTTGGACATGGGCAGCACGTCACAGTCTTTTCCT GCTCTGGGGATTGAAACG AGTGACATAGCGGACGTGCCAAACGAGAGTTCAAAGAACGACAAGAAAGGGAAGGTGAACGCCAACGTGAAGACCAACGTCACGCCACAGACCAGCTCGGACCCGGCTCAGTCCTCTAAGTCTGCCCAGAACAACACCACGGAGACCAAGAAGG ATACAAACACCCTCGTGCCGCATGTGAACATTGATGACTTGAAACAGATGAAG ACGTACCTTAAACTGACTAAGAAGCAGCAGAAAGATCTGAACTCTTTAAAGAAGAAGCACGCCAAG GACTGCACCATCATGCAGAAGTCCCACTGCACCCAGGTGGACAAGATGATCGCTCTGCACGACAAGGAGAAGCAGACACAGGAGAAGCTGCTGGAGAAGGCCATCAAGAAGCGAGG AGAAAACAACTGTCTGGAGTTGAAGAAGGAGACTGAGAGTAAAGTGGAGAACCTGACCACAGACCACAAAACCAAG GTGAAGGACATCACAGCCCAACACACTAAGGAGTGGTCAGAGATGATCAACTCCCACAGCAGTATTGAGCAGGATATGAAGGACATCCACGTGGTCCAGCAGTGTGAAAACCTCAAGAAACTACTGAGTGGAGTCCAGGAACAACAGACTCTCTCGCTCAAACTGATCCACgaacg GCAGAGCAAGGAGATGCGGGCCAATCAGGCCAAGGCGTCCATGGAGAACAGCAAGGCCATCAGCCAGGACAAGACCATCAAGAACAAGGccgagagggagag